One stretch of Hevea brasiliensis isolate MT/VB/25A 57/8 chromosome 12, ASM3005281v1, whole genome shotgun sequence DNA includes these proteins:
- the LOC110647327 gene encoding uncharacterized protein LOC110647327 isoform X3, which produces MVVIHSQVTVQLLTSKTGFREFEQQREIRERGLQTDQNSPDESSGPKVSSSEVSEQIDKVNKRVRFKEKSKDLASVEEEVGPNEECADSAVGFDGSSNTAESLYAEKHETSSTHEIDSLRSIVSGDLAGFSLGQSPQLEKGDPSDHRFSVQGTNDWVHGWSSDYSVDGDLAAAYEENSRLRGSLEVAQSSIHELKLEVSSLQSHADDIGHEAQKFAKQLAAEIVSGEELVKEVSVLKSECSKLKGDLEQLKISKLCPPFSSRGASEPEQDHIFQDLQLRWLKGLLDMEDKIRELQNKTCFGYDKKDFIFVHSGMETLLGILNNLKQASGLAVSSLNLKPSEEVSMEEIKEMSSHKNGQFATGTGFDVDLYQPELGMLHCLNIPGLISHEADAVDTINAMKSKIFELLRELDESKAEWESLAKKMDQMECYYEALVRELEENQSQMLHELQSLRNEHSTCLYTVSSAKAEMESTCQDLNNQILRLAEDKHDIDSLNKELERRAVTAEAALKRARLNYSIAVDQLQKDLELLSFQVLSMYETNENLIRQAFVYSSQESVQGFDSGEYGAKLLQFQNQSDGLRKQQLGGDSLLDDLKRSLHLREGLYQKVEEEVCEMHFVNIYLDVLSRALQETLLCSNEDVKLMNEEVNELKQQLVLSAESKALLMQKLQTAMDDVHFLNEYKANCIAKCDDITQQKQCLEVSLQNVTHDNHHLVQKITQLEAQVIQYRGFESKYEACSSENADLACLLEKKTLENGILQRENFSLQDELKTIKTEFDELASQKQNLQNFVNFMQCKLQNLLASNDNKNITGLPPLSESDNPDLLSRDLIGVVMQLEELQHNACERILQLVEEKKCLMHERDVAQLSTIAAESEITMLKQKFEHEIMKMVDKLDVSNALLQKLQLYIDTFANRLEVSSKIEERFTEQHNELFSDLDRLEVGLEELTSKNRDLAHEILVLETVTATELTKENHALTASLQDKNEECIKLASELKILKESLQSLYDENQALMASSRDKTEESVWLASGLSNIGNNLQSLIDENQALSISSLDKAAEAANLDENQALMMPSLDKTEESVKLALELGSLKQSLQSLHNEKKTWIASMEESARLATELNHLKESLQSLHHENQALVASSQDKTEESAKLALELSCLKESLRCLNDEKQTLITSLQNKIEESANLALELNHFKEALKSLDDEKQALMATLQDKTEETSKLASELNSLKESLQTLHDENEVLVAYSLGKSEESAKIESELNSLKECLQSLHNENQALMLSSRDKTNECVQLASELNRLGESLQSIHDQLEEERSLRESLEGKITDQTSKLNEKEFQLLHLKKLVSDLELDKLRVCNLLSHYDDSLKSTREECSSLAGLESELSEMHELLIAADVKLIFTKTQCEWRAGELVLLLSTSDRHLAELQKKHIDVETTLNRCLASEAQYIEENANLLTSLNSIRSAIEAYINENRLLLEANRVTAAELEEYKYRDQNVGLRDFEDKSQHCLEVERLKHALLSSEEEIDSLMFSKEELEVKVLVLKAKLDEQQDQIISMEGYSDELMMLRKQCNELTRRLTEQILKTEEFRNLSVHLKELKDKADAECIQARAKREPEALPVAMQESLRIAFIKEQYETRLQELKQQLSISRKHSEEMLWKLQDAIDEIENRKKSEACHLKKNEELGMKILELEAELQSLLSDKHERMNAYDLMKAEMECSLISLECCKEEKQKLQACLQECNQEKSKIAVELAQMKELMENSKLAMNIQEERNDGFCKVDCMSSDESVFRNVYHENPIADASIFGRRSVDAAPTYGPTRDASLKCFKQDSSRNFEEAECSSPASINTVDQANTLINMQLDQDVLVSSGVNGIQSPIFLNQDKLLHSDMKHLALINEHFRAKSLKSSMDHLSNELERMKNENSLLQDDHDFHQKFPTIRREFMQLQKANEELGSMFPLFNEFPGRGNALERVLALEIELAEALQGKKRSSIHFQSSFLKQHSDEEAVFKSFRDINELIKDMLELKGRYTAVETELKEMHDRYSQLSLQFAEVEGERQKLLMTLKNVRASNKAVHLNRSSSASIGDHSL; this is translated from the exons ATGGTTGTCATCCACTCTCAGGTCACTGTGCAGCtgcttacttctaaaactggtttTAG AGAGTTTGAGCAGCAGAGAGAAATTAGAGAAAGGGGATTACAGACTGACCAAAATAGTCCTGATGAATCTTCTGGCCCAAAAGTATCATCTTCAGAAGTCAGTGAACAGATAGATAAG GTAAATAAAAGAGTTAGATTCAAAGAAAAATCTAAAGATCTTGCTtcagttgaggaagaggtggggCCAAATGAAGAATGTGCAGATTCAGCTGTAGGATTTGATGGCTCTTCCAATACTGCAGAAAGTTTATACGCTGAGAAGCATGAAACCTCCAGCACACATGAAATTGACAGCCTTAGGAGTATTGTCTCTGGTGATTTAGCTGGATTTTCCCTGGGTCAAAGTCCTCAGCTGGAGAAGGGGGATCCTTCTGATCATCGGTTTTCTGTGCAGGGAACCAATGACTGGGTTCATGGCTGGAGTTCAGACTATTCTGTCGACGGTGACTTGGCAGCAGCTTATGAAGAGAATAGTAGGCTTAGAGGAAGCTTGGAAGTAGCTCAGTCATCTATTCATGAGCTTAAATTGGAGGTAAGCTCATTACAGAGTCATGCTGATGACATAGGTCATGAAGCACAGAAATTTGCTAAGCAACTTGCTGCTGAGATTGTTTCTGGAGAGGAGCTGGTAAAAGAGGTATCTGTGCTGAAATCAGAGTGTTCAAAGTTGAAAGGTGATCTTGAACAGCTAAAGATTTCTAAATTATGCCCTCCATTTAGCAGCAGGGGAGCTTCTGAGCCAGAACAGGATCACATATTTCAAGATTTACAGCTCAGATGGCTAAAGGGGCTTTTGGACATGGAGGATAAAATAAGAGAGCTTCAAAATAAGACATGCTTTGGCTATGACAAAAAGGACTTCATATTCGTTCATTCAGGCATGGAGACATTGCTTGGTATCTTGAATAATCTCAAACAAGCAAGTGGACTAGCAGTTTCCAGTCTCAACTTGAAACCCTCAGAAGAAGTGAGCATGGAGGAGATTAAAGAAATGAGTTCACATAAAAATGGCCAGTTTGCAACAGGTACAGGGTTTGATGTGGACTTATATCAACCGGAGCTCGGTATGCTTCATTGTCTTAACATACCTGGCCTGATTTCTCATGAAGCTGATGCTGTAGATACAATCAATGCAATGAAAAGCAAGATTTTTGAGCTTTTGAGAGAGTTGGATGAGTCAAAAGCAGAATGGGAGAGCCTTGCCAAGAAAATGGACCAGATGGAGTGCTACTATGAAGCCCTTGTCCGGGAACTCGAGGAAAATCAGAGTCAGATGCTGCATGAGTTGCAAAGTCTCAGAAATGAGCACTCAACTTGCTTGTATACAGTTTCGTCCGCTAAGGCTGAGATGGAGTCTACTTGCCAAGACCTGAATAATCAGATATTAAGACTTGCTGAAGACAAACATGATATAGATTCCCTCAACAAAGAGCTTGAAAGAAGGGCTGTGACTGCAGAAGCAGCACTCAAACGGGCACGTTTGAACTACTCTATCGCTGTGGACCAGTTACAGAAGGACCTTGAACTGCTTTCTTTCCAGGTTTTGTCTATGTATGAGACTAATGAGAATCTCATAAGGCAAGCCTTTGTATATTCTTCACAAGAAAGTGTTCAAGGATTTGATTCGGGGGAATATGGAGCAAAACTCTTGCAATTTCAAAATCAATCTGATGGCTTAAGGAAACAGCAGTTGGGTGGAGATTCTCTTCTAGATGACTTGAAGAGATCACTCCACTTACGGGAAGGTCTTTACCAGAAGGTTGAAGAAGAAGTTTGTGAAATGCATTTTGTGAATATCTACTTGGATGTGCTTTCAAGGGCTCTCCAGGAAACTTTGCTCTGTTCAAATGAAGATGTAAAGCTTATGAATGAGGAAGTAAATGAGCTTAAGCAGCAGCTAGTGCTTTCAGCTGAGTCAAAGGCATTACTGATGCAAAAGTTGCAGACTGCAATGGATGATGTTCACTTTCTCAATGAGTACAAGGCTAATTGCATTGCTAAGTGTGATGATATAACTCAACAAAAACAATGTTTGGAGGTGAGTTTACAAAATGTGACCCATGACAATCATCATCTTGTGCAGAAGATTACTCAATTGGAAGCTCAGGTGATTCAATACAGAGGCTTTGAGAGCAAGTATGAGGCGTGTTCTTCAGAGAATGCAGATTTGGCATGCTTGTTGGAAAAGAAAACCCTAGAAAATGGGATTCTTCAACGTGAGAACTTCTCTTTGCAGGATGAGTTGAAAACTATCAAAACTGAGTTTGATGAGCTGGCTTCTCAGAAGCAAAACCTGcagaattttgtcaattttatgcaatgtaaattgcagaacttACTGGCATCCAATGACAACAAAAATATCACTGGATTGCCTCCCTTGAGTGAATCTGACAATCCGGATTTGCTGTCCAGGGACTTAATTGGTGTTGTAATGCAATTGGAAGAGCTTCAGCATAATGcatgtgaaaggattctccaacTTGTAGAAGAGAAGAAATGTCTAATGCATGAAAGAGATGTTGCACAACTGTCCACTATTGCAGCTGAATCTGAGATTACAATGTTGAAGCAGAAGTTtgaacatgaaataatgaagatgGTGGATAAATTAGATGTGTCGAATGCGTTGCTGCAGAAGCTTCAATTATATATTGACACTTTTGCTAACAGACTTGAGGTTAGCTCCAAAATTGAAGAAAGATTCACAGAGCAGCACAATGAGCTTTTCTCTGATCTTGATCGTCTAGAAGTTGGGCTAGAAGAACTTACTTCTAAGAATAGGGACCTTGCTCATGAAATCTTAGTATTAGAGACCGTGACGGCAACAGAACTCACCAAGGAAAACCATGCTTTAACAGCATCTTTGCAGGATAAAAATGAGGAATGCATCAAGCTTGCATCAGAACTGAAGATCTTGAAAGAAAGTTTGCAATCTCTGTATGATGAAAATCAGGCTTTGATGGCATCTTCAAGGGATAAAACAGAGGAGTCTGTATGGCTTGCATCAGGGTTAAGCAATATAGGAAATAACTTGCAATCTCTAATTGATGAAAACCAAGCTTTGAGTATATCTTCACTTGATAAAGCTGCAGAAGCTGCCAACCTTGATGAAAATCAGGCTTTGATGATGCCTTCACTGGATAAAACTGAGGAATCTGTCAAACTTGCATTGGAGCTTGGCAGTTTGAAGCAAAGCTTGCAGTCTCTACATaatgaaaagaaaacttggatTGCGTCAATGGAAGAATCTGCCAGGCTTGCAACAGAACTAAACCATTTGAAAGAAAGTTTGCAGTCTCTGCAtcatgaaaatcaagctttggtgGCATCTTCACAGGATAAAACTGAAGAATCTGCCAAACTTGCATTGGAGCTTAGCTGTTTAAAAGAAAGTTTGCGGTGTCTAAATGACGAGAAACAAACTTTGATTACATCTTTACAAAATAAAATCGAGGAATCTGCTAATCTTGCATTGGAGCTAAACCATTTTAAAGAAGCTTTGAAATCTCTGGATGATGAAAAACAAGCTCTGATGGCTACTTTACAGGATAAAACTGAGGAAACTTCCAAGCTTGCATCAGAGCTTAACAGTTTGAAAGAGAGTTTGCAGACTCTGCATGATGAAAATGAAGTTTTGGTGGCGTACTCACTGGGCAAATCTGAGGAATCAGCCAAGATTGAATCAGAGTTAAATAGTTTGAAAGAATGTCTTCAATCTCTGCACAATGAAAACCAAGCTTTGATGCTGTCTTCACGGGATAAAACTAATGAGTGTGTTCAGCTTGCGTCAGAGCTGAACAGGCTGGGAGAGAGTTTGCAATCTATTCATGATCAATTGGAAGAAGAGAGGAGCTTGAGAGAGAGTTTAGAGGGTAAAATTACAGATCAAACTTCCAAATTAAATGAGAAGGAATTTCAGTTGCTCCATCTCAAGAAATTGGTGTCAGATCTAGAATTGGATAAATTGAGAGTTTGCAATCTTTTGTCTCACTATGATGACAGCCTCAAAAGTACTCGTGAAGAATGTTCTTCTCTTGCTGGTCTTGAATCTGAGTTAAGTGAAATGCATGAACTGTTAATAGCAGCAGATGTCAAACTAATTTTCACAAAAACTCAGTGTGAATGGAGGGCTGGAGAGCTGGTTTTGCTGCTTTCCACCTCGGATAGGCATCTTGCTGAACTTCAGAAGAAGCATATTGATGTAGAAACAACCCTAAATCGATGTCTTGCCAGTGAAGCCCAATACATTGAAGAGAATGCAAATCTGTTGACAAGTCTCAACTCCATTAGATCTGCGATAGAGGCATATATTAATGAAAATAGGTTACTTCTTGAGGCAAACAGAGTTACAGCAGCTGAGCTTGAGGAATACAAGTATCGGGATCAAAATGTTGGGCTTAGAGATTTTGAGGATAAAAGTCAGCATTGCCTAGAGGTTGAAAGGCTGAAGCATGCATTGTTGAGTTCTGAAGAAGAGATTGACAGTCTGATGTTCTCCAAGGAAGAACTGGAAGTCAAAGTTCTTGTACTCAAAGCCAAATTAGATGAGCAGCAAGATCAGATAATTTCAATGGAAGGATACAGTGATGAACTTATGATGCTGAGGAAACAGTGTAATGAACTCACCAGGAGGCTCACAGAACAGATTTTGAAGACAGAAGAGTTTAGAAACTTGTCTGTTCATTTGAAGGAGCTTAAAGACAAGGCTGATGCTGAGTGTATCCAGGCTCGTGCAAAAAGAGAACCTGAAGCTCTGCCAGTTGCTATGCAAGAGTCCTTGAGGATTGCATTTATCAAAGAGCAGTATGAAACAAGGCTGCAAGAACTGAAGCAGCAGCTGTCCATCTCCAGAAAGCATAGTGAAGAAATGTTGTGGAAATTGCAAGATGCCATTGATGAAATTGAGAACAGGAAGAAATCTGAAGCCTGCCATCTTAAGAAAAATGAAGAACTGGGAATGAAGATCTTGGAATTGGAGGCTGAATTACAATCATTGCTTTCTGACAAGCATGAAAGAATGAATGCTTATGACCTGATGAAAGCTGAGATGGAATGTTCATTAATAAGCCTAGAGTGCTGCAAAGAAGAAAAGCAAAAACTTCAGGCATGTTTGCAAGAATGCAATCAGGAAAAGTCTAAAATTGCAGTTGAACTTGCTCAGATGAAAGAATTGATGGAGAATTCGAAATTGGCCATGAATATTCAGGAGGAAAGAAATGATGGATTCTGCAAAGTGGATTGCATGTCTTCTGATGAGTCAGTTTTCAGAAATGTCTACCATGAGAATCCCATTGCTGATGCGTCAATCTTTGGAAGAAGAAGTGTAGATGCAGCTCCTACATATGGTCCAACTAGGGACGCAAGTCTCAAGTGCTTCAAACAGGATAGTTCAAGGAATTTTGAAGAAGCTGAATGTTCATCCCCAGCTTCCATTAACACAGTTGACCAAGCAAACACACTCATTAATATGCAACTGGACCAG GATGTTCTTGTATCTAGTGGTGTGAATGGAATTCAAAGTCCCATATTCCTAAATCAAGACAAGTTGCTGCATAGTGACATGAAGCATTTAGCTCTTATCAATGAACATTTCAGAGCCAAAAGTTTAAAGTCTAGCATGGACCACTTGAGTAATGAG TTGGAGAGGATGAAAAATGAGAATTCACTTCTGCAAGATGATCAtgattttcaccaa